A window of the Bos indicus x Bos taurus breed Angus x Brahman F1 hybrid chromosome X, Bos_hybrid_MaternalHap_v2.0, whole genome shotgun sequence genome harbors these coding sequences:
- the LOC113887876 gene encoding uncharacterized protein LOC113887876 — protein sequence MADLIKEVKEEETEIEIDAFNLQQQASSANEGKRKNTDQSDGLDSQKIRKPTRKVKSTLQRNPGRKKKGKRSTNPVFYHHPQNKKKNESGPMADEETPEDSSNTSDDSASKPLCPPGAQDAEPSAVTPGKAKAE from the exons ATGGCAGACCTAATTAAGGAagtgaaggaggaggaaacagaaatcgAGATAGACGCTTTCAATCTGCAGCAACAAGCTTCAAGTGCTAacgaagggaagagaaagaacactGATCAGTCCGATGGCTTGGACAGTCAGAAG ATACGAAAGCCCACGAGGAAGGTAAAATCAACCCTTCAGCGGAACCCGGGccggaaaaagaaagggaagaggtcGACGAATCCAGTCTTCTACCACCACCcgcagaataaaaagaagaatgaaagtggGCCAATGGCGGATGAAGAAACCCCAGAGGATTCTTCCAACACTTCTGACGATTCTGCAAGTAAGCCCCTGTGCCCACCTGGAGCCCAAGATGCTGAGCCATCTGCTGTAActccaggaaaagcaaaggcagaatag